GGCTCAGCATCTGGGCGTCGGCGATCTCGACGAACTGCTCGACCGTCAGGGACTGACCGGCGTCGAGGCCGGCCTGTTCCATCATGTAGTCCCACATGTGCGGGTACGCCTGCAGCAGCGCCTGCGCCTTGGGGGACTTCTCCGGCTCACCGAAGGCCTCGACGATGCGCCGGGCCTCCGCCTCCAGGTCGCCGCGCTCGATACGCCCGTCCCCGTTGGTGTCGTACAGCGCGAAGCGCTGCCGGAGACGTTCGGCCTGGGCAGTCTTGTTGGACATCTCACTCCTCGTCGTCGAAAAGCTGCGGAGAAATCCTGCTGTCTCGCATCCGAAACCGCGGGAATCCGAAAAAGTGACTTTTCCGATTCCTCAAGGGTGATTCAGTCTCGCTGCAAGGTACATGATTACTGGCAACCTTCCGGGCCTGTCAATGGACAGCGGTGCCACCGGAAGAACGCAGAAACATTTTTTCCGCTCTCCGGACACCGCGTCACGGCCGATTGTTTTCGTCCACGGGTTCGGCCGCGAAGCCTGAGCCGCCAGCCTGAGCCGCAGCGACCGGTCCGGCCGGACACCACAACCGTCATCGTCGTGAATTCCAGCCATCCTGTCGCGGGGACGCAAAAATGGCCGCCACACACACGACAGGCCACCATCGGATACGATGCGCCGAGGTCGCGACGACCCTTTCTCCCCGCATTCCGTGAGGACTGCCTTGCATGTTTCAGGGACGGACGGGATGGGTATGCAGAAAAACTTTGGTTCCATTCGCCGGCCTGCACCCGGTGCGCTTCACTTCGCATTCGCACGCGAAATCATACCGGTGTGCGACTTCCGAAAAGACTGCGCGAAAAAGGGGGGCGAGCCTTGCTGTACACATTGATCGTCGGCCTGGGCCGCTCGGGCCTGGGACTGCACGTGCCGGTGCTGTCGCGTGCGCGGTCCCACGTACTCGGCACCTTCGCCGACCACCCGATCGTGGGAGTGGATCCCGGCGACACCGCCCGCGCCGAGCGGCGGGGTCTGCTGATCGCCGAATCTCTGCGCCAGGCGCGCGATCTTCTCGACCCGGCGCGGACCGTCGTCCATCTGTGCACGCCGCCCGCCGTGCGCGCCGAGGTGCTCCGCGAGGTGGCCGGGCTCGGGTTCTCGCGGATTCTCATGGAGAAGCCGCTGGCCGGCGACCTGGACACGCTGCGGTGCATCCTGCGGCTCGCACGGGAACAACAGCTGCGCCTGTCCGTGGTGGCGCCCTGGCTGCACAGCACGCTGACCCGGCGTCTCGTCCAACTGGTGGGCCATCGGGAGCCCGGCGCTGTTCGTTCCGTGTCCGTCACCCAGCACAAGCCCCGGTTCCGGCGCTCCCTGACCACCAGCAGTCACACCTCCGCCTTCGACGTGGAGGCGCCGCACGCGGTGGGTCTCCTCCTGCGCCTGCTGGGTGACGCGCAGGTGCGCGGCGCGCGCTGCGCCGACCTGCGGGTGGGAACGACGACGGTGCCGAACATGGGCGGTGCGCACCTCGAACTGCTGCACACGGGCGGGATCCGCAGCGAGGTGCTGTCCGACCTGTCCGCACCGGTACGTCAGCGGCGGGTCGTCCTCGGCATGGAGGACGGAAGCGTCGTCGGGCACTACGCGGTCGGCCAGGACGACGACTTCGCACAGTTGGAGATCACACGTGACGGCCACACCACCCGCGAGGTCCTCCGTGACGACTCGCTCACGGCATGTCTGACCGATGCCTATCGCGGCTACGCCGAGGGCGGCGACGCAGGTGCGGGCGACCTCGGCCTGCACGTGCGGACGGTCGAGCTGCTGGACGAGGCGAAACGGCTGGCGGCCCTGTCTCCCGCCGACGGTACGCACTCTCGCAAGGAGGCCCTCTCGCATGGGCGTTGACCTTCCCGGAGCGGGCCCCCAGGAGTCCCGGTTCGCCGTGACCGAGGACGCCCCGAGTGGACCGGCGGCCCCCGGTGTCCGGTTCGCGGGCATCGGGGACGAGGCCGCGGCGGATCTCACCGGGCAACTTCAGGCACTGCGCCAACTCGGCTGGGGGGCGATCGAGTTGCGCACCATCGATGGCGTCGCGGTCGCCGACCTCGACGACCGGGCCTTCGCCGCCCTGGCCCACCGGGTCGCGGCAGCCGGTCTCGACGTCGTCTGCGTCGATTCCCGGATCGCCAACTGGAGCCGCCCGATCACCGGGCGCTTCGAGGACGACGTGCGGGAGTTGCGGCAGCTGGCCCGGCGCTGCACTGCCCTGGGCACCCGGTTCGTCCGGGTGATGTCCTACCCCAACGCCGGCCTGGACGAAGAGGAGTGGGGCAGGCGGGCGCTGGACCGGATGGCCCGGTTGGCCCGGCAGGCCGAGCAAGAGGGGCTGGTGCTGCTGCACGAGAACTGCAGCGGTTGGGCCGGCACCCGGGCCGACCGGATGCGGCAGCTCCTCGACCGCGCCGGTGGTCCCGCGCTGCGGCTGCTGTTCGACATGGGCAACGGCGTGCCGCACGGCTATGACGCCCGCGCGCTGTTGGACGAGATCATCGACCACGTCGCCCACGTGCACGTCAAGGACGCCCGGACCGGGCCGGACGGCCAGGTCACTTACACACTGCCGGGCGACGGGGAGTCCCGCGTACGCTCCTGCCTCGGCGCCCTCGTCGACCACGGATACACCGGTGCCTGGTCCATCGAACCGCACACCCATCTGCAACCGCACCAGGGCCAGGACACCACCGATGCCGACGGTGTGGCGGCGTTCGTCCGCTACGGGCGGTGCCTGGAACGGCTCGTTCGGCAGGAAACCCGGCCTGCCCGGATTCCCGCCGGTGGGGAGCGGCATGGTTGACGTTCCGGCCCGGCCTCCCTTCCCGCCCGCATCCGCCGCCCTGCCACTTTCCGCGGTCCTGTCGCCTCCCGCCCGGTTGACGCCGGCCGATCACCAGCTGCTGCTCGATCTGCTCGCCACTCCCACAGCCGGGCCGCTGGAGACCGGCACCGACGGTCCCGCGGTGCGCCTTTGGGAAGCCGGACGGGCCTATGCGGCGGCCGCCGCGGCCACCGGTCTGCGGGTGCTGCGCCACGCCCCACCCGATCCGGCAGCGCTGCGCCGGGACGACGTGCCGCTCACGGTCCGGGAGGCGGCGCGGGACGAGACGTTCCTGGCCCGGCAGCCCAGCCTGGTGCTGCGCCTCGGCCCCGGACTCCCGCGGCGGGACACGGTGATGTTCAACGTCCACCTGGACACGGTCGCCGGCTGGTGGCCGGCCCGCTTCGACGGCCTGCGTTTCACCGGCCGGGGAGCGATCGACGCCAAGGGCCCCGCCGTCGCCCTGCTCGCCGGCATCCGGGCCGCTCGCGCCGCCGAGCCGGCCCTGGGCAGCCGGGTCGGTGTGCTCATCCAGGCAGTCGCCGGGGAAGAAGGCGGTGCCCTGGGCACGTTCGGCACCAGGCCGCTGGTGGAGGACGGGTTCACCGGCAGCATGAACCTGTTCTGCGAGCCCACCGGGCACCGCTTCCTGCCCCGCTCGACGGCATCCATGACGGCCCTGGTCCGCGTCGAGGGCGAGGACGCCGTGGACGACCGCCCCGAAGCCGGCCACAACGCGACCGTGCTGCTCGGGCACATCAGCCACTACCTGGCCCGAACCCTGCCGCCGCGGATCGGCGACGGCAGGGTGTGCGTGGCCGGCCTGCACACCGGCGAACGGCACAACCGGGTCTACGGCACCGGCCGTCTGCTGCTCAACATCTCCTACGGATCACGGCCGGCCGGCCGAGCCGCCGAGGCCGCGCTGGAGCAGGCGCTGCACGAGGCACTCGCCGACTTCGCCGCCGGCGCCGCCGGCATCCCCGACCTGGCCAGGACAGCCCTGGACGCGGCACGGATCACGTCCCTGCACTGGCACAAACGTGGCCTGCCCGCGCTGGACGGCCGAGGCCGCGCGCCGTGGGCCGAGGAACTGCTGGAACGGTACGCGGGCCTGGTGCGCTGGCCCGACGAGGAGCCGGCCTTCACCTGCGACGCGATCTGGATGGCGGACGTACCCGACAGCTACACGGCGGTCTTCGGCCCCGGCGACCTGGACACCAACCACGCGCACGCCGCCGGCGAGTACGTCGACCTGGACGACCTCGACCGGTACGCCGACGAGATCGCCCGCATTCTGGTCGCCCGGGTCCGCCACGGGCCGCCCGGCGACGCTGCCGGCGAACCCTCTCACGCTCACTCAGCTGCCGTGCCCGGCACGGCCGCGGACAGGATCTCTCCTCGATGACCTCGACGGTTTCCACCACCTCCACGGCCTCCGCAGACGCAACCGCCCCTGGTGCTGCGAGGCCCCGTTCCGGACCGTGTGCCGTCCCGCCGCAGGCCACCGGCACTGCCGGCGACATCGCGGCACGGGTGCCGTACCCGGACCTCCTCGCATTCGTGACACAGGTCCTCTGCGCCAGGGGACTGCCCGAGGACCGCGCGGGAACCGCCGCCGAGGCACTGTGCCACGGCGACCTGACGGGCTTCACCAGTCACGGCATCACCAACCTCACCCGGCTCTACCTCCCGCTGCTCGACTCGGGCCGCTGCGATCCACGTGCGGAGCCGCGCATCGTCGCCGACCGCGGTGCCTCGGTGCTCCTCGACGCCCGCAGGGCGCTCGGGCTGTGGGCCGCAACCGAGGCGATGGACCTGGCGGTCGAGCGTGCCCGCCGGTACGGGGTCGGCATGGTCTCGGTGCGGGGAGCCACCCACTTCGGCTGCGCAGGCCACCATGCCCTGCGCGCGGTCCGGCACGACATGGTGGGCCTGGTCACCGCCAACTGCGGCCGGCAGCGGATCGTCCGCCCGGTCGGCGGACGGGCTCCCATGCTGGGCACGAATCCGCTCGCACTGGCCGCACCGGCCGGCGACCGGCCGCCGTTCGTCCTGGACATGGCCACCACGGTCGCTCCCACCGGCAGGATCCGGGCCGCCGCACGCGCCGGGCAGAGCGTGCCCGCGGGCTGGCTGCAGGACGACGACGGCGCGCCGGTGACCGACCCGGCCGCCTTCGACCGCGGCCAGGCACACCTGCGCTGGCTCGGCGGTGACCCCGACACCGGCGCGTACAAGGGTTTCGGGCTCGGTCTGCTGGTCGAGGTACTGTCCGCGCTCGTCCCCGGAGCCGGCATCGGCCCGCAGGAGGAGACGGCGGAGCCGGCCGGCCCTGACGATGACATCGGCTGCTTCATGCTGGCCGTCGCCCCCGGGCGCCTCAGGCCCGAGGCGGAGTTCCGCGCCGACGCGGCCGACTTGTTCGGTGCCCTCCTCGGCTGTCCGCCGGTCCGGGCGGAGGAACCGGTGCGCTATCCCGGCTGGCCGGAGGAGGTCCGCTCCCGGGAGCGGCGCGCTCACGGCGTCCCGCTGGAGCCGGCCCTGCACCGGGAGATGCTCGACCTGGCCCGGAACAGCGGTCTCGGCTTCCCGGAACCCGTCCGGCCCGCAGAGGCGGGGAGCCCGGCATGACGCTTCCCCGCATCGGCCTCATCGGCCTCGGTGTCATCTCCCGCTTCTACCTGGCCGCGCTCGAAAGCGCCGGGTGCGCGCGGCTGGTGGCGGTGTGCGACACCGACGAGGACCGGCTCGCCGCCGCACCGGCGCACGTACCGCGCTACCGCGACCACCGTGAGCTGCTGCGGGCCGCGGACCTGGACGCCGTGGTGGTCAACGTGCCCAACGACCTGCACTATCCGGTGTGCAGGGACGCGTTGGCGGCCGGACGCGCGGTCTGCGTGGAGAAGCCGCTCGCCACGCATCCGCACGACGGCCACCATCTCGCGCGGCTGTCCCGGCAGCGCGGCACCGTGCTGTTCACCTCCTTCCACCGCCGCTACAACAGGGAGGTCGACGCGCTCCGCCGGCGCATCGCCTCCGGCGCGCCGATCGTGTCGCTGACGGTGCGCTACGAGGAGACGATCGAGGAGCACGCCGGTCGGGACCGCTGGTATCTCGACCCGGAGCGCTGCGGGGGCGGCTGCGTCGCCGACAACGGGCCCAACGCGTTCGATCTCGTTCGCCTGTTCCTCGGAGACGTACGGGTGACGGAGGCCACCGTGCACCGCGATGCGCGGGGCGTCGACCGGCAGGCGCAAGTGCTGTTGGCCGCCCCGTCCGGAGCGGCGGCCGCCCGGGTGGTGCTCGACTGGTCCCGTCCCGGCGAGCGCAAGACGGTCGAGGTGCGACTCGCCGACGGGACGGTCGACCGTGCCGACATGCTCGCGGGTCATCCGGAGTTCAAGGGGTCCCTGTGGCACGAATACGTGGGCGTCCTGCGGGACTTCACCGACGTCCTGTCCGGCCGGCGCACGAACGGCCCCGACGGTCTGGCCGCCCTGGAACTGGTGGCCGCCACGTACGCCTACGAACGCCTCGGCCGACCCCGTGCCGGACAGGAGGTACGCCACCCGTGACACCCGGAGAGGACGGTGCCAAGCGCGCCGTGTACGGGCGGCTGGTGAAGGTCCTCACCCACCGGCGTGACGACCGGGGGATGACTCTGGAGGAGTTCGCGAGCCGGTGTGTCCGCCGTGGGGAGGTGCATGAGCTGGTGACCACCGACCACACGGAGACCGCCGCCGGCGCCCGGATCGACCGCGTCGGATTCCTTGGTTTCGTGGAGATCGGATGCGCCGGCGTCATCGACCGGGGCGACGAGGTCTGGGCCGGCGGGAGCCTGGTGGGGACGGTCCTGGGATTCGACGCCTGCCATTTCCCGAACCACTACAACATCCTCATCTCGGCGCCCGAACGGCTCACCGGCCCGCAACTCGGCCTCGCCCCCGAAGCCGATGTCAGGTTCGAGCAGCGCGCTGAGGTGCCACACCCGCCCGGAAGCAACCCGATGCCGCGCGGCCGACGCCCGCCGGCCGATCACCTGGAGCACCCGTGAACCCACGCATCGACCTCGCCGAGCTGGAGCCCGCCGCCTATCAGGCCATGCTGGGCCTGGAGCAGTACCTCTCGACCAGCCCACTGCCGGCGCCGCTGCGCGAGCTGGTCAAGCTGCGGGCGAGTCAGCTCAACGGCTGCGCCTTCTGTGTGTCCCTGCACAGTCACCAGGCCAGGAACGGCGGAGAACCGGACGAACGGCTGTTCTCCCTCGTGACCTGGCGCGAGTCCCTCTTCTTCACCAAGGCCGAACGTGCCGCGCTCGCACTGACCGACGCCGCCACCCGCCTCGACGCGGAGGGAGTCCCCGACGAGGTGTGGAACGAAGCCGCCGCCCACTACGACGACCGGCAACTGGCGGCGCTCGTCATGACGGTCGCCACCGTCAACGCCTGGAACCGCATCGGCGTCAGCACCCGCTTGGTGCCGAGCCGTCGTCAGGGAGACGGCCACTGAACGACCGGGGAGCCGCAAAGAGGCAGTTCCCCGGATCTGGCCGGAGGGCAATGCCCAGGCCAGTACAGCAGGCCCTCGCTCCCGGCCACGGATGCCGCCATTCAGAGTCGGGGCGACCACCCGGGGTTTCGGAGACCCGAAGCCCCGGAGGCGGGGCTGCGCCTCGAATTCAGCACGGAACCAGCACGGGGTTCGTGGCGTGCTGATTCGGCGCTGGCCGACCTGGGTCGCAGCGCGCTCCATTGCCCCCGACGGCATCCGCACATGGTTGCTCAGTGTCACCAACAGCCTGAGCCGACAGGGATAAGCGAGCATGACCAGAACGACGAATCATTGATCGGAGAGACATCCGCTAGGTGTGCTGTCCGACAAGGGCCGCGGCTCACTGAGAGCCGTGCCCGAGGAGTACGCCCGGCCGAGGTCGCGGAGACGCACCGCGAGCCGGGCCCGCACCTGCCGGGCCGGGGAGTCGAACTTCACGGCGGCACCAGGCACGTCGGCAGGACCCCTCCGGGCACGGGGGGATTCCCCCACACGGGACGATCTTGGTTGATATACGCTGCGTCCGACTTGTTCGAACAGTTCGGCGAATCCGTGCCAACCGATTCGTCCTGCCCGGGGGGGCATTCCCATGGCTTCGCAGTCCCGCGCGGTGCTCGGCATCGCGCTCACTCCCGTCTTCGCTCTGGCGGCCGCCGACCCGGCCGCCGCCCACACCACCGCCACGGCCACTCGCACCGCCACGGCCGCCGGTACCGCTGCGGACGCCGGCACCGCTGTGGCCGCCGTCGAGACGCGTGCGCCGGGCTCGTGGGGTACCCGCGCCCTCCACGCCCCGGCCCCCGACCCCGGTTCCGCCTCGGGCGGGCTGAACGCCCTGGTGTCGGCCGGGGACGGCGCCCTCGTCTCCCTCACCGGCGACGGGCGTTCCACCCGGATCCGGCCCGCCGGCAGCACTCGTTGGCTCACCCCGCAGACCTGGCCGGACGCCGGCGGATACAGCACCGAGTTGGTCTCGCTCGGCGACGGCTCCGTACGCCTGGCCTGGCGGGCCGAGCGCGCCGACGACCAGGGCAACCACTGGCTGAAGGTCGCCACCCTCACGCCCGGCGCGACCGCCTTCTCCGAGCCCGAATACGTCGCCGCGGTCCCCGAGAAGGGCTACCACCACCTGGCGGCGACCCCCGACGGCCGGTTGGTCGCCGTGTGGTCGGTCTCCGGCGTCGTGAGGGCCGCCGAGAAGACCGGCCCGCAGGCCGCGTGGACCGCTCCGGCCGACCTCGACGAGCAGCCGCCGTCCGGCAGCCGCGACATCGCCAACATGGACCTCGCGGTCGCCGAGGACGGCACCGCCCTGCTGATGTGGCAGTGGCAGGCGAGCAAGGCCGTCGTCGCCCTGGAGAAGGCCCCCGGCGCGTCCGCCTGGACCGCGGTCCAGGGCTTCCCGGTCCCGAACAAGGATCTCGCGCGTCCGAAGGTGTTCGCCGATCGGCAGGGCGGCTTCGACGTCTTCTACGACGACGCGCACCTCATGCACTCCCGTCGGCCCGCCGGCGCCACGCAGTGGAGCACCCCGCAGTCCGCCGACAGCCAGGGCAGCACGTACAGGATGACGGCGCCCGTCTACCTGCCCAACGGCGACCTCTTCGTGGCCGGCGGGCCCACCGCCCCCTGGTACGCGGTGCGTTCGGCGGCCACCGGCCTCTGGCTGCCGTACTCGCAGCGCTTCTCCACCCACCAGAAGGTGCGGCATGTCGCCGCGGCCGCCACCTCGGGCGGCACGGTCACGGTGACGTGGCGGGAGGGCTACTCGTACGAGGAGTACACGATGGCCGCCGTCTTCAAGGGCGGCACCTGGTCCACCCCGCGGCGGCTGAGCGCGAAGAGCGCCCGGTTCACCGGGGCGCCGCAGGTGGCCGCCGACGCGCTCGGCCGGCCCGTCGTGCTGTGGGACGAGTACCTGCGGAGCGAGACGAACAGCACCGTCCTGGACGGCGTGTACCAGGCCACCGCCACCGGCCGCGCGCTGCCCGAGTGGCGTGACTACACGGACGACGGCAAGGCCGACCTGTTCGGCCGGGGCAGCGCCGGGCTCAAGGTGTACGCGGGTGACGCAACGAAGCTGATCGCGGGTCAGCGCGCGAGCGGCTGGCCGACGGGCACGCTCGTACTGCCTTTCGGCGACCTCGACGGCGACCGCTGCAACGACGTGTTCGTCCGCTCCCCGAAGGGCGAGGCCCGCGTCCACCCGACGATCTGCGGCGGCGGGCTGCCCGACCAGCAGACGTTCTCCATGAAGGTCTCCTCGGACTGGAGCGCGTACAACGCGGTCCTCTCGCCCGGCGACATGACGGGCGACGGCAGGGCCGACCTGGTGAC
The genomic region above belongs to Streptomyces coeruleorubidus and contains:
- a CDS encoding EF-hand domain-containing protein, with the translated sequence MSNKTAQAERLRQRFALYDTNGDGRIERGDLEAEARRIVEAFGEPEKSPKAQALLQAYPHMWDYMMEQAGLDAGQSLTVEQFVEIADAQMLSQGAVGFSTMLRPSIRAMVDLCDVDGDGEVDQREFRKWLGAIGSDIDADKAFRQVDTDGSGRLSVDELVAAVGKYHAGELDAPLLGV
- a CDS encoding Gfo/Idh/MocA family oxidoreductase, encoding MLYTLIVGLGRSGLGLHVPVLSRARSHVLGTFADHPIVGVDPGDTARAERRGLLIAESLRQARDLLDPARTVVHLCTPPAVRAEVLREVAGLGFSRILMEKPLAGDLDTLRCILRLAREQQLRLSVVAPWLHSTLTRRLVQLVGHREPGAVRSVSVTQHKPRFRRSLTTSSHTSAFDVEAPHAVGLLLRLLGDAQVRGARCADLRVGTTTVPNMGGAHLELLHTGGIRSEVLSDLSAPVRQRRVVLGMEDGSVVGHYAVGQDDDFAQLEITRDGHTTREVLRDDSLTACLTDAYRGYAEGGDAGAGDLGLHVRTVELLDEAKRLAALSPADGTHSRKEALSHGR
- a CDS encoding sugar phosphate isomerase/epimerase family protein, yielding MGVDLPGAGPQESRFAVTEDAPSGPAAPGVRFAGIGDEAAADLTGQLQALRQLGWGAIELRTIDGVAVADLDDRAFAALAHRVAAAGLDVVCVDSRIANWSRPITGRFEDDVRELRQLARRCTALGTRFVRVMSYPNAGLDEEEWGRRALDRMARLARQAEQEGLVLLHENCSGWAGTRADRMRQLLDRAGGPALRLLFDMGNGVPHGYDARALLDEIIDHVAHVHVKDARTGPDGQVTYTLPGDGESRVRSCLGALVDHGYTGAWSIEPHTHLQPHQGQDTTDADGVAAFVRYGRCLERLVRQETRPARIPAGGERHG
- a CDS encoding M20/M25/M40 family metallo-hydrolase — its product is MVDVPARPPFPPASAALPLSAVLSPPARLTPADHQLLLDLLATPTAGPLETGTDGPAVRLWEAGRAYAAAAAATGLRVLRHAPPDPAALRRDDVPLTVREAARDETFLARQPSLVLRLGPGLPRRDTVMFNVHLDTVAGWWPARFDGLRFTGRGAIDAKGPAVALLAGIRAARAAEPALGSRVGVLIQAVAGEEGGALGTFGTRPLVEDGFTGSMNLFCEPTGHRFLPRSTASMTALVRVEGEDAVDDRPEAGHNATVLLGHISHYLARTLPPRIGDGRVCVAGLHTGERHNRVYGTGRLLLNISYGSRPAGRAAEAALEQALHEALADFAAGAAGIPDLARTALDAARITSLHWHKRGLPALDGRGRAPWAEELLERYAGLVRWPDEEPAFTCDAIWMADVPDSYTAVFGPGDLDTNHAHAAGEYVDLDDLDRYADEIARILVARVRHGPPGDAAGEPSHAHSAAVPGTAADRISPR
- a CDS encoding Ldh family oxidoreductase; the protein is MTSTVSTTSTASADATAPGAARPRSGPCAVPPQATGTAGDIAARVPYPDLLAFVTQVLCARGLPEDRAGTAAEALCHGDLTGFTSHGITNLTRLYLPLLDSGRCDPRAEPRIVADRGASVLLDARRALGLWAATEAMDLAVERARRYGVGMVSVRGATHFGCAGHHALRAVRHDMVGLVTANCGRQRIVRPVGGRAPMLGTNPLALAAPAGDRPPFVLDMATTVAPTGRIRAAARAGQSVPAGWLQDDDGAPVTDPAAFDRGQAHLRWLGGDPDTGAYKGFGLGLLVEVLSALVPGAGIGPQEETAEPAGPDDDIGCFMLAVAPGRLRPEAEFRADAADLFGALLGCPPVRAEEPVRYPGWPEEVRSRERRAHGVPLEPALHREMLDLARNSGLGFPEPVRPAEAGSPA
- a CDS encoding Gfo/Idh/MocA family protein translates to MTLPRIGLIGLGVISRFYLAALESAGCARLVAVCDTDEDRLAAAPAHVPRYRDHRELLRAADLDAVVVNVPNDLHYPVCRDALAAGRAVCVEKPLATHPHDGHHLARLSRQRGTVLFTSFHRRYNREVDALRRRIASGAPIVSLTVRYEETIEEHAGRDRWYLDPERCGGGCVADNGPNAFDLVRLFLGDVRVTEATVHRDARGVDRQAQVLLAAPSGAAAARVVLDWSRPGERKTVEVRLADGTVDRADMLAGHPEFKGSLWHEYVGVLRDFTDVLSGRRTNGPDGLAALELVAATYAYERLGRPRAGQEVRHP
- a CDS encoding DUF6917 domain-containing protein; this translates as MTPGEDGAKRAVYGRLVKVLTHRRDDRGMTLEEFASRCVRRGEVHELVTTDHTETAAGARIDRVGFLGFVEIGCAGVIDRGDEVWAGGSLVGTVLGFDACHFPNHYNILISAPERLTGPQLGLAPEADVRFEQRAEVPHPPGSNPMPRGRRPPADHLEHP
- a CDS encoding carboxymuconolactone decarboxylase family protein → MNPRIDLAELEPAAYQAMLGLEQYLSTSPLPAPLRELVKLRASQLNGCAFCVSLHSHQARNGGEPDERLFSLVTWRESLFFTKAERAALALTDAATRLDAEGVPDEVWNEAAAHYDDRQLAALVMTVATVNAWNRIGVSTRLVPSRRQGDGH
- a CDS encoding FG-GAP repeat domain-containing protein, which codes for MASQSRAVLGIALTPVFALAAADPAAAHTTATATRTATAAGTAADAGTAVAAVETRAPGSWGTRALHAPAPDPGSASGGLNALVSAGDGALVSLTGDGRSTRIRPAGSTRWLTPQTWPDAGGYSTELVSLGDGSVRLAWRAERADDQGNHWLKVATLTPGATAFSEPEYVAAVPEKGYHHLAATPDGRLVAVWSVSGVVRAAEKTGPQAAWTAPADLDEQPPSGSRDIANMDLAVAEDGTALLMWQWQASKAVVALEKAPGASAWTAVQGFPVPNKDLARPKVFADRQGGFDVFYDDAHLMHSRRPAGATQWSTPQSADSQGSTYRMTAPVYLPNGDLFVAGGPTAPWYAVRSAATGLWLPYSQRFSTHQKVRHVAAAATSGGTVTVTWREGYSYEEYTMAAVFKGGTWSTPRRLSAKSARFTGAPQVAADALGRPVVLWDEYLRSETNSTVLDGVYQATATGRALPEWRDYTDDGKADLFGRGSAGLKVYAGDATKLIAGQRASGWPTGTLVLPFGDLDGDRCNDVFVRSPKGEARVHPTICGGGLPDQQTFSMKVSSDWSAYNAVLSPGDMTGDGRADLVTRSASTGKLYVYANNGAGGFPARALAGSGFGGYKRLIAAGDLGGDGKNDLLAIDASNELWRFNGTGAGTFKPRSLVFKDWGTSYKDVVGGLDLSGDGRADLVSLDKDGRAWLNRGNGTGGFDSRSQVGKTTNWSDIRVS